The DNA segment CGGGGGAAGGAATCCCACCTCGAAGATGGCGACGATGAGCTGCCCGACTACGCGAAGACAAAAAAGCCCGAGGACCAGGAAGAGCCAGGGGGCATAGAGGCGGGCCCGTGGAAACGGGCAGGAGGCGTCGGGCAGGCCGTCGCCGGGAATGGACCTCGTCATGCCGGTGCGCGGGAATCGACTCTCTAATTAACAAACAGTATTTGTGTGATGGCCGCTCCGTCAAACTCGCATTCTCGGCGCGCCCCACACCGCCTCGGCAGTGCGGTCGTGCAACGGTCCCTACCGGCGTAGAATGGGGCGTGACCATCGTCGAAGCGAAGAACGAGCGCCCCGCGCGTGGCGCGCGTATCCGGTTCGATGTCTTCACTCGTGAAGGATCGCCCAGGGATCGGGGTCCCCGGATTCGCTGCCCGAGGTGCGTTTGGGAGCCGGAGCGAGACAGCCTCTGGATGTGTACCTGCCTCTACGTCTGGAACACGTTCGATACCCGGGGCAAGTGTCCCGGCTGCGGGCGCCAGTGGATGGAAACCTGTTGCCTTCGCTGCCACGAATGGTCCCCGCACGGCGACTGGTACGCCGATGAGGACGAGCGAGACGCTTGAGCTGGAGCGAGCTTTACTGCTTGTCCGAGATGGCTGACGTCGTCACCGGCGCGGCCGCCTTCGTGCCGTGCTTTTCGAACCAGTAACGCAAGCACCTTCTCCTGGACGATCAGACGTTCCGCCTCCCGGGCGAAGGAGGTAGAGGAGCGCTATGGAACCAAGCTTGACAGCTTGACCAGTTGCGTTATAACCGTTATAACATATGATGAAACTCCGGATCCGGCGCGTCGGCAATTCACTGGGTGTCATCATTCCGCGTGCCGTGCTCGTTGAATGGGGCCTCGCGGAGGGAGATTTTCTCGAACGCGCCGGTCGTTGTCTTCGTCCCGGCCGGTCCAGGGCATTCACCCACGACAGGTTGGACGAGCTGAAGCGCAAGCTCGCGGTCGCGGTGGTGGCTCGTTGCAGCGCGCATCAGATTCGAGCGCACGGACTTGCCAATCTCCACCGCTGGAAGAGAAGCGGCGCATGGGTGTCGGCATACGACGAGTGGCAGCAAATCCTTGAAAGCAGCGACGACGGGGAGCTCTTTGCGAGCATGCTAGGACGCGATGAACGCTCCAATCGCCTCCGACAATCGCCTCCCTACGTCGGGTTGTTGCCCCGCGAGGAGGTGAGGCGGCTCAATGAAGAAGCAGCAGCTTGATCACCTGCTCCGGGCGGGGGGGCGTATCACCGGCGAGAAGCAGTTCATCATCATTGGCAGTCAGAGCCTACACGGAACGTATCCCGATCTTCCCGACGAGCTCGTGCAGTCTGCCGAAGCAGACTTGATCGCGAAGGGCGACATTTCGAAAACGGAGTGGCTGAACGCGATCGGTCAGGATTCTCCATTTCACGAGCGGTTCGGTTATTACGCCGATCCCGTGGACGAAACGACGGCTACGCTTCCGGCGGGCTGGAAAGGTCGGCTCGTGAACTTGCCGCCAGGCGACACGGAGGGCGTCCGCGGACTGTGTTTGGATCCCCACGATCTCGCGATATCGAAGTACGTCGCTCGAAGGGAGAAGGACATGCTTTTCAATCGCGAGCTGGCGCGTCGTAAAATCGTGACCCGCGAGCGTCTACTCGCCCTGCTCTCTCGCACGCCGGTGGACGGGAAGATACGGGACAGAATTCGTGGCGATATCGAACGGGATTTCGTTCGAGCAGGTTGATCCATCCAGACCCCTCGTTCGACTTCCCTTCACTCCCTCTAAT comes from the Vicinamibacteria bacterium genome and includes:
- a CDS encoding DUF6036 family nucleotidyltransferase, translated to MKKQQLDHLLRAGGRITGEKQFIIIGSQSLHGTYPDLPDELVQSAEADLIAKGDISKTEWLNAIGQDSPFHERFGYYADPVDETTATLPAGWKGRLVNLPPGDTEGVRGLCLDPHDLAISKYVARREKDMLFNRELARRKIVTRERLLALLSRTPVDGKIRDRIRGDIERDFVRAG